A single Aspergillus chevalieri M1 DNA, chromosome 3, nearly complete sequence DNA region contains:
- a CDS encoding uncharacterized protein (COG:K;~EggNog:ENOG410PHUC;~InterPro:IPR021858;~PFAM:PF11951;~TransMembrane:1 (o353-372i)), with protein sequence MDTEQHRCPCPACQNRQASSTVPDEIGQILEGIESPLEKLFFFHFLHSTSHILTLPSDQNEDPVISVVTPMAAEHPMVLKAVLCLGASHMMNHMSSSDTEACMFAGEKQKLLQETEELQDSRVTALQDLDSRTQERRAEYEALLTSYLLLYLYELSEGTDDESWQVRLGRARDIVFSVWEEQQGESDEGDDEEDEGPDREELEELGFDGFLMQFFLYHDILASVTAQRPKSNLISCRLEASSSPNTDQKEHMFGVYNGLIDIISRIASLRSDANTAPLLQATVIAEAVGIWQDIDDWKLPDNGISEDYRNMCEAWIAAAFIWLFSIVYPDRIADEKVQTMVDRGLQCLSSVELPGLLSFTQFPVFVIGMACIQQQSRRVSKEQLYRIKEFRQFRNAQVCRVVIGSAWEAYDTGDGHSWDWIRLMEVQETNVSVT encoded by the exons ATGGATACCGAACAACATAGATGCCCTTGTCCCGCATGCCAAAATAGACAAG CTTCATCGACCGTACCGGACGAAATTGGCCAAATCCTAGAAGGTATAGAATCTCCTCTTGAGAAACTATTTTTCTTCCACTTTTTGCACTCAACATCGCATATTTTGACGCTTCCGTCGGACCAGAATGAAGACCCGGTTATATCGGTTGTGACTCCCATGGCAGCCGAGCATCCGATGGTTCTCAAGGCTGTTCTCTGTCTGGGAGCCTCACATATGATGAATCACATGTCTTCCAGCGATACCGAGGCCTGTATGTTTGCTGGTGAGAAACAGAAATTGTTACAAGAAACAGAAGAGCTCCAAGACTCGCGAGTCACCGCTCTGCAGGACCTCGATAGCCGGACACAGGAAAGAAGAGCTGAATATGAAGCCTTGCTTACGAGTTACCTCTTATTATACCTCTACGAACTTTCAGAAGGGACAGATGATGAATCGTGGCAAGTGCGGCTTGGCAGGGCTAGGGATATCGTTTTCAGCGTGTGGGAGGAACAGCAGGGTGAATCTGACGAAGGggatgacgaggaagatgaaggtcCGGACCGTGAAGAGCTGGAGGAACTCGGATTCGATGGCTTTCTTATGCAATTTTTCCTCTACCATGACATCCTCGCCAGCGTAACTGCCCAGCGGCCTAAAAGCAACTTGATCAGCTGTCGGCTAGAGGCCTCTTCTTCACCCAATACCGATCAAAAGGAGCATATGTTCGGAGTGTATAACGGTTTAATCGATATCATTTCGCGCATCGCCTCTCTCCGTTCAGATGCCAATACAGCACCTCTTCTTCAAGCAACAGTAATCGCTGAAGCTGTTGGTATCTGGCAAGATATTGACGATTGGAAGCTCCCTGACAATGGAATATCAGAAGACTACCGCAACATGTGCGAGGCCTGGATCGCTGCTGCTTTCATTTGGTTATTTTCTATCGTCTACCCTGACCGGATTGCCGATGAAAAGGTGCAGACTATGGTCGATAGGGGCTTGCAATGCCTGTCTTCTGTTGAATTACCAGGTTTGCTATCGTTTACACAATTTCCGGTCTTTGTCATTGGGATGGCTTGCATACAGCAACAGAGCCGAAGGGTCAGCAAAGAGCAATTATATCGTATCAAGGAATTTCGTCAATTTCGGAATGCTCAAGTGTGCAGGGTTGTTATTGGATCTGCTTGGGAGGCATATGATACAGGAGACGGACATAGCTGGGATTGGATTCGCCTCATGGAAGTGCAAGAAACGAACGTATCAGTTACCTGA